A window from Thermosinus carboxydivorans Nor1 encodes these proteins:
- a CDS encoding 5-formyltetrahydrofolate cyclo-ligase: MEIINNRKAALRQHMLAQRRRLAPQWVDEQSRKIHSHLLNWPLYRAARTIMLYLAMADEPQTDAIIIDALKTDKTVCVPVLGQQYGIMEAAVISGLDDLVTGRLGLRMPDPACAKNIDPARIDLVFVPGVAFDREGNRLGMGAGYYDRFLTRALQALFVGMAWSFQVADAVPAATHDISMNYLLTEEGIFRCGKGKM, from the coding sequence ATGGAAATAATAAATAACCGGAAAGCTGCATTACGGCAGCATATGTTAGCGCAGCGGCGCCGTTTGGCGCCGCAGTGGGTCGACGAACAAAGCCGCAAAATCCATAGTCATCTCCTGAATTGGCCGCTCTACCGGGCGGCCCGGACAATCATGCTGTATTTAGCTATGGCCGATGAGCCCCAGACCGATGCCATTATTATTGATGCGTTGAAGACTGACAAAACAGTATGTGTACCTGTCTTGGGCCAGCAGTACGGCATTATGGAGGCTGCGGTAATAAGCGGCCTGGATGATTTGGTTACAGGGCGGCTAGGCCTTAGAATGCCCGATCCGGCCTGCGCGAAGAATATCGATCCCGCCAGGATTGACTTGGTATTTGTTCCGGGGGTGGCCTTCGACCGCGAGGGCAACCGGCTTGGAATGGGAGCAGGCTATTACGACCGGTTTCTGACGCGGGCGCTGCAGGCGCTGTTTGTCGGCATGGCTTGGTCGTTTCAGGTTGCTGACGCAGTACCCGCCGCCACCCACGACATTTCAATGAACTATCTGCTGACAGAAGAAGGAATATTCCGTTGCGGCAAAGGCAAAATGTAG
- a CDS encoding ATP-binding protein, translating into MQLYHRLVRHSGNQNLFQAVEMSLAALVNGHPFHIHVEGLRGTGKTTIMRAARELLPPIVRVKNCLYNCDPAAPHCPEHRGLSAETLAKLGAETVPRPFLEISHAAKIGTVVGSIDLAKLTNSASPLAAFLPGTIPQAHRGIIFIDEINRLADTAPELVDVLLDVMGTKPGRIQLEETGLPSCEFPVNVTVWAASNPDEEPGALAQIRKQLADRFDIVVVMGRPGSYQDVLAILNCRKQRESSQTAAGKPLACGDLASMTVPVTIRDILAKIYIDFSLESLRAVEALETAAMLAALSAGRRVVEISDVSRVVPLVLNHRTDYSTITNILRYLETLASPRPLTIGHNVAVTPAAETGQSQSEKISHAGKGQISGLWSALKKLFGTKQGQTTEPSAPPPSKTIFGQKAPKHTTVGRSPQIANPAETPIAAPPKPAVPLTSLAVEQYVTGEEKSSHG; encoded by the coding sequence ATGCAGCTTTATCATCGGTTAGTGCGCCACAGTGGGAACCAAAACTTGTTCCAGGCAGTTGAAATGTCGTTAGCGGCTCTGGTTAACGGACATCCTTTTCATATACACGTCGAGGGACTGCGCGGCACCGGCAAGACGACCATCATGCGGGCGGCGCGTGAACTTTTGCCGCCTATTGTACGGGTAAAAAACTGTCTATACAACTGTGATCCGGCGGCACCGCATTGTCCAGAGCATCGCGGCTTATCTGCCGAAACCCTTGCCAAACTCGGCGCCGAAACTGTTCCCCGGCCTTTTCTCGAAATTTCTCATGCCGCTAAAATCGGCACAGTGGTAGGCAGCATTGATCTGGCCAAACTGACGAATAGCGCTTCCCCGTTGGCGGCGTTTTTGCCCGGCACCATTCCCCAGGCCCACCGTGGGATTATTTTTATTGATGAAATTAATCGGTTGGCTGATACCGCACCCGAGCTTGTCGACGTGCTGCTGGACGTAATGGGCACTAAACCGGGGCGTATCCAGCTTGAAGAAACAGGTCTGCCGTCCTGTGAATTTCCGGTCAATGTTACCGTTTGGGCAGCTTCCAACCCGGACGAGGAACCAGGTGCACTGGCCCAAATCCGCAAGCAGCTGGCCGATCGCTTTGATATCGTTGTTGTGATGGGGCGGCCAGGCAGTTATCAAGATGTTTTAGCAATTTTAAACTGCCGTAAGCAGCGAGAGTCGAGTCAGACCGCTGCAGGTAAACCGCTGGCGTGCGGGGACCTGGCCAGTATGACGGTACCCGTCACAATTCGCGACATTTTGGCCAAGATTTATATCGATTTTAGCCTGGAAAGTTTGCGGGCGGTAGAAGCGCTCGAGACTGCGGCGATGTTGGCTGCGTTGTCGGCTGGCCGGCGGGTTGTCGAAATTAGTGATGTGAGTCGGGTAGTACCGCTGGTACTGAACCATCGCACCGATTACAGCACGATTACTAATATTTTGCGCTATTTGGAAACACTCGCATCTCCCAGGCCACTGACCATCGGCCATAACGTTGCCGTGACGCCGGCCGCCGAAACAGGGCAAAGCCAGAGCGAAAAAATAAGTCACGCGGGCAAGGGACAAATCTCCGGTTTGTGGTCGGCTCTTAAAAAGTTATTCGGTACTAAACAGGGCCAAACGACCGAGCCTTCGGCCCCGCCACCGTCAAAAACCATCTTCGGACAGAAGGCGCCCAAGCACACAACCGTCGGCCGTTCGCCCCAAATTGCCAATCCTGCCGAGACGCCTATTGCTGCGCCCCCTAAGCCTGCTGTGCCGCTCACCAGTTTAGCCGTGGAACAGTACGTAACCGGTGAGGAAAAATCTTCCCATGGCTGA
- the secF gene encoding protein translocase subunit SecF, whose translation MKFDIIGKRYWWFALSALVIIPGLVSMAVQGFNLGIDFTGGTLLDMKFARPVTVAEVRDVLKDYHLENSTIQLATVAAQTEASPNVFIRTQVLGEEERRAVLSGLEQKLGKFDILRIEKVGAVIGSELTRQAVLAVAAASVLMVLYITYRFEFKFAISGIIALLHDVLVVLGVFSLLQKEVDASFVAAILTIIGYSINDTIVIFDRIRENLKTHRKSESLAELVNRSIWQTMTRSIYTVLTVLFAALSLYFFGGETTKNFALALIIGITSGAYSSIFNASPIWVTWKEIEERRRIEFKTRGAK comes from the coding sequence ATGAAGTTCGATATTATCGGTAAACGGTATTGGTGGTTTGCGCTCTCTGCGCTCGTCATTATCCCGGGCCTAGTTTCCATGGCTGTACAGGGATTTAATTTAGGTATTGACTTTACCGGCGGGACACTGCTCGACATGAAGTTTGCTCGGCCGGTGACGGTAGCCGAAGTTCGCGATGTTCTTAAGGACTATCACTTAGAAAATAGTACGATCCAATTGGCAACGGTTGCCGCGCAGACCGAAGCTTCACCCAACGTATTTATCCGCACCCAGGTGCTGGGCGAAGAAGAACGGCGTGCGGTGCTGAGCGGCCTGGAGCAGAAACTGGGCAAGTTTGATATCCTGCGGATTGAAAAAGTAGGCGCCGTCATTGGCTCGGAACTGACCCGCCAAGCCGTACTGGCCGTGGCCGCCGCCTCGGTGCTGATGGTACTGTACATAACTTACCGCTTTGAATTTAAGTTTGCCATTTCTGGTATTATCGCGCTCTTGCACGACGTGCTTGTTGTCCTTGGGGTATTTTCTCTTTTGCAAAAAGAAGTTGACGCTTCTTTTGTTGCGGCTATCCTCACGATCATCGGTTATTCCATCAATGACACTATAGTCATTTTTGACCGTATCCGCGAAAACCTTAAGACGCACCGCAAGTCGGAAAGCCTTGCCGAGCTGGTCAACCGCAGCATTTGGCAGACGATGACCCGTTCTATCTACACAGTGCTGACGGTGCTGTTCGCTGCCTTGTCTTTGTATTTCTTTGGCGGCGAGACAACAAAGAATTTTGCGTTGGCCCTTATTATTGGTATCACCAGCGGTGCTTATTCTTCGATCTTTAATGCCAGTCCCATCTGGGTGACCTGGAAAGAGATAGAAGAACGCCGCCGTATCGAGTTCAAAACGCGGGGGGCAAAGTAA
- a CDS encoding DUF456 family protein, translating to MISAVALAAKQEVGKGPNDVEWLWYSLGIILLFLLMLSGLVGTLSPKIPGTVIIFVVTVLYGAATEFSTFRPWLTLLLCLLMLTAEVGGRWLRVYLTRQDRLSRVFCTNAAVGNIAGIVAADAIFGPIFGIFLWELVAGKTFMPRWNTVAKVLVRLVAAAALRFICAILMIILIFVYIIA from the coding sequence ATGATTAGTGCGGTTGCCCTTGCGGCCAAGCAAGAAGTAGGGAAAGGGCCGAACGACGTGGAATGGTTATGGTATTCGCTTGGAATAATCTTACTGTTTTTGCTGATGCTAAGCGGGCTGGTCGGAACACTATCGCCGAAAATTCCGGGCACGGTCATTATTTTTGTCGTTACCGTACTCTATGGCGCCGCTACCGAGTTTTCAACCTTTCGGCCATGGCTGACCCTGCTGCTATGCTTGCTAATGCTTACGGCCGAAGTCGGCGGTAGGTGGCTGCGGGTATACCTCACCCGGCAGGACCGATTGTCCAGGGTGTTTTGTACTAATGCCGCGGTTGGCAATATCGCGGGAATTGTCGCGGCCGATGCCATTTTTGGTCCTATTTTTGGCATTTTTCTATGGGAGCTGGTGGCCGGTAAAACATTTATGCCCCGCTGGAATACCGTGGCCAAGGTGCTTGTCCGCCTGGTGGCTGCCGCAGCCTTGCGTTTTATTTGCGCTATTCTCATGATAATTCTTATTTTCGTTTACATTATTGCTTAA
- a CDS encoding PP2C family protein-serine/threonine phosphatase, with translation MEVKIGIAKTNKYAVSECGDSVEIAERPRGGISVILADGQGSGRAAKNTSSLVVNKAASLIAEGARDGAVARAVHDYLYAMKDGKVSSTLTILSSDLDTQTILFSRNSNCPVLVKSLYGIEVFDQEVSPIGVHKRMKPLMHEMPLEVGMILISYSDGIQAAGRKRGRVFDFNFLLRLLEKNEPRDAVFIAESILEYALELDDNRAGDDMTVIVMGICEAENHHKIRRISVSFPC, from the coding sequence ATGGAAGTAAAAATCGGCATTGCTAAAACAAATAAATATGCGGTAAGTGAGTGCGGTGATAGCGTAGAGATAGCCGAACGACCGCGGGGCGGCATTTCGGTGATTCTGGCCGACGGGCAAGGAAGTGGCCGGGCGGCAAAAAATACCAGTTCGTTAGTTGTCAACAAGGCGGCATCACTTATCGCCGAAGGCGCTCGCGACGGCGCGGTGGCACGGGCTGTGCACGACTATCTCTATGCCATGAAGGACGGCAAGGTGTCATCTACCCTTACCATTTTAAGCAGTGATTTAGATACCCAAACAATCCTTTTTTCCCGAAACTCAAACTGCCCCGTCCTGGTGAAGAGCCTGTACGGCATTGAGGTATTCGATCAAGAAGTCAGCCCTATTGGCGTACATAAACGGATGAAGCCGCTGATGCATGAAATGCCACTGGAAGTGGGCATGATTTTAATATCTTATTCCGATGGGATTCAGGCCGCCGGCCGCAAACGCGGACGTGTTTTCGACTTTAACTTTCTCCTGCGGCTTTTGGAAAAAAATGAACCACGTGATGCCGTCTTCATTGCCGAGAGTATTTTGGAATATGCCTTGGAACTGGATGACAACCGGGCCGGCGATGATATGACGGTAATTGTCATGGGCATCTGTGAAGCGGAAAACCACCATAAAATCCGCAGGATTAGCGTCAGCTTTCCCTGCTAG